In Flammeovirgaceae bacterium, the sequence TTTTTGTCCCAGCCCACTGCCATCGGTTACAGTTAGTACGGGCTTGCCGGAGATGCTGTTTTTGATGTTCTCAAATTCTTTGCTTTTGTTTTTACCCAAATACACTACGTGGCAGGCAGCGGCTTCATCGGCCGAAGCAAGTTTTTTTACCACATACTTCTTGGCCCCTTTGGGTTTGCCATCGTACCATGCCTTGAGTGTATTAAACACATCGTCCTCGCCCATCACGCCCACTACAAAATCGCCACCTGCTCCTTCATCAGGCCATTGAACATACTTGATGAAGTTGAACACCATGGCCGCATGGATTTCGTGGTTCGGTCTTTCCTGTGCCCAGGCGGTACTTCCCGCCAGCAACACGGCAAAAAATACAACTGCTTTTTTCATATTCAGAGAGGTTTTGTTTATACGAATGTAAAATCTTAAATCAATATAGCCATTGAAGTAAGCGAACCGGAAACTTTCAGGTTCGAAGCCTCAATAGCTTTCTGATTCAACTCAAACTTGAGCTTGTTGTCAATATTCTTAAAGTTAATGCCACTGCCTTTCTCGCCTAAACCTGCTTTATCGGTAATCACCAATGTGCCTTTGCCTTTAACTTTGGTATTTACCGCTTCAAACTCACCGCTCTTTGATTTATCGATAAACACCACATGACAATCGGCCACATCGGCTGCTGAGTTGAATTTCTTAATCACATAGGTTTTGCTGCCGCGCGGTTTGCCGCCATACCAGCTGTTTAGTGTGGCAAACACATCGTTGTTGCCAATAACACCAATAACAAATTCGCCACTCTCAGTGTGATCGGGCCATTGAACGTATTTCACAAAGTTATACACCATCATAGAGTACACCTCGTGCAGGGGGCGCTCCTGTGCAAATACAGTTGTAGCAGAGGCTACCAGAAAGGTGAAGAGGATTTTCTTAATCATTTTCATACGGGTCAATTCGTTTAGTTGATTTTTACGATACAAAAATAGGCCCCTCTTTTTCGCTTGAGGAGCCTATCAAGACCCGTTTCTTATGGATGTAAGATTTTCAGGGTTTACTTAATGTACCGGAAATCGTGCCCCGGCTTAACCTGCAAAAGAACCTCAAAAATGAGCTTTATTACGTTTTCCACATCGTCTTTATGCACCGTCTCGACCGTGGTGTGCATGTATTTAAGGGGTAAGGAAATAAGCGCTGAGGCCACTCCTTCGGCCGAGTAGGCAAACGAATCGGTATCGGTGCCGGTGGAGCGGCTAACGGCCTGCCGCTGGAAGGGAATTTTCCGTTTTTGGGCTGTTTGAATGACCATTTTGAGAACATTATTCTGCACGGCCGGACCATAACAAAGCACCGGACCGCTGCCGCATTTAATATGACCCGTTTCCTTTTTGCTGTACATGGGCGAGCAGGTATCGTGTGTTACATCCGTACAAATTGCCAGATCGGGTTTTAACCTGCGCGAAATCATTTCAGCACCGCGCAAACCGATTTCTTCCTGCACCGAGTTGACGATGTACAGGCAGAACGGAAGTTTCCTTTTACCCTCCTTTAGTCTGCGGGCCACTTGGGCAATCATAAACCCACCCATCCGGTTATCGAGTGCGCGACCCACCAGATAATTCTTGTTCATCTCCATCAATTCATCTTCGAAGGTGATAACGCAACCTACATGTACACCCATTGCTTCTACTTCCTTCTTGCTTTCGCAGCCGATGTCGATAAAAATGTTTTTCAAGGAAGGTGGTTCTTCCTTGGCCGCATCGCGTACATGAATAGCCGGCCAGCCGAATACACCTTTTACAATGCCTTTTTCGGTATGGATGTTTACCCTCTTGGAGGGCGCTATCTGGTGATCGGACCCGCCATTGCGCTTAACATAAATGTAGCCGTCATCGGTAATGTAGCCAACAAACCAGGAGATCTCATCGGCATGCGCTTCAATAACCACTTTGTACTTTTCTTTCGGGTTAATAACGCCCACCACCGTGCCGTACACATCAACCAGGTAATCGTCAATGTAGGGCTTCAGGTA encodes:
- a CDS encoding YfiR family protein codes for the protein MKKAVVFFAVLLAGSTAWAQERPNHEIHAAMVFNFIKYVQWPDEGAGGDFVVGVMGEDDVFNTLKAWYDGKPKGAKKYVVKKLASADEAAACHVVYLGKNKSKEFENIKNSISGKPVLTVTDGSGLGQKGSCINFKIVDGKLKWELNQGTFTSSNLKVSGQLSSMSILI
- a CDS encoding YfiR family protein; its protein translation is MKMIKKILFTFLVASATTVFAQERPLHEVYSMMVYNFVKYVQWPDHTESGEFVIGVIGNNDVFATLNSWYGGKPRGSKTYVIKKFNSAADVADCHVVFIDKSKSGEFEAVNTKVKGKGTLVITDKAGLGEKGSGINFKNIDNKLKFELNQKAIEASNLKVSGSLTSMAILI
- a CDS encoding M42 family metallopeptidase: MDKKSKTFLFDYLNNASPTGFEYPGQQIWLNYLKPYIDDYLVDVYGTVVGVINPKEKYKVVIEAHADEISWFVGYITDDGYIYVKRNGGSDHQIAPSKRVNIHTEKGIVKGVFGWPAIHVRDAAKEEPPSLKNIFIDIGCESKKEVEAMGVHVGCVITFEDELMEMNKNYLVGRALDNRMGGFMIAQVARRLKEGKRKLPFCLYIVNSVQEEIGLRGAEMISRRLKPDLAICTDVTHDTCSPMYSKKETGHIKCGSGPVLCYGPAVQNNVLKMVIQTAQKRKIPFQRQAVSRSTGTDTDSFAYSAEGVASALISLPLKYMHTTVETVHKDDVENVIKLIFEVLLQVKPGHDFRYIK